The Luteimonas sp. YGD11-2 genome has a window encoding:
- a CDS encoding helix-turn-helix domain-containing protein: MVRWRLSPARVSRGFGIQLVANACKPVDRSGLIERLTADVEAFDPHRLDMLVYRLRRKCEQASKHPLPLRAVRGARRRLHDRLVGGRRTGRRGTAGRGRGGRCGGSRVRAHTSFTTAFTGSWRAHLGSRCARALPAADAGTHGLRQRSALQPMAADYAVRSVEHLDGRSLRHTLDRTTGCRQMEDALALMRVLHNQTGGLVGIDFSYEITRIDIAPGGRRAIVEATATARIAGRLLTRSRSKGELSRSLWRVRDHGGQVQSWNYGG, translated from the coding sequence ATGGTGCGCTGGCGCTTGAGCCCGGCGCGGGTCTCACGCGGGTTCGGCATCCAGCTGGTGGCCAACGCCTGCAAGCCGGTGGACCGCAGCGGCCTGATCGAACGGTTGACCGCGGATGTGGAGGCCTTCGACCCGCATCGCCTCGACATGCTGGTGTACCGGCTGCGCCGCAAGTGCGAACAAGCGTCGAAGCATCCGCTCCCGCTGCGCGCGGTGCGCGGTGCGCGGCGTCGGCTACATGATCGACTGGTAGGCGGCCGCAGGACCGGCCGGCGGGGCACGGCGGGCCGCGGGCGCGGCGGAAGGTGCGGAGGGTCGCGGGTTCGGGCTCACACTTCCTTCACGACGGCATTCACCGGGTCATGGCGGGCGCATCTCGGAAGCCGATGTGCACGCGCATTACCGGCAGCAGATGCAGGCACTCACGGACTTCGACAGCGAAGCGCTCTGCAACCGATGGCGGCGGACTACGCGGTCCGCAGTGTCGAGCACCTCGACGGCAGGTCACTGCGGCACACGTTGGACCGCACCACGGGCTGCCGGCAGATGGAGGACGCGCTGGCGCTGATGCGCGTACTCCACAACCAGACCGGCGGCCTGGTCGGGATCGACTTCAGCTACGAGATCACCCGGATCGACATCGCACCCGGCGGACGCCGGGCGATCGTGGAGGCGACCGCCACCGCACGGATCGCGGGAAGACTGCTGACGCGCAGCCGCTCGAAGGGAGAGTTGTCGCGGTCCCTGTGGCGCGTACGCGACCACGGCGGACAGGTGCAAAGCTGGAACTACGGCGGCTGA